A segment of the Candidatus Pelagisphaera phototrophica genome:
CCGCATCCTCTCTATGCTCAAAGCTTGTTCGCGAAGCTTTTCGTAGGACAGTCTTTCCAGGTATCCGGGGGGAAGCAGTTTGAGTGAGGCAACCAGCGTCCGATCGATTGATTCAATGGATTGATTGTTCTGTATTGCTTCCGCGAATCGGTGTTGAATCTTGTACTGGTCGAGAGGGTTCTGGATTAGCGAATCTATTTCAGGGGGATTGTCCTCAATGGTGGTAAAGCGAGCGCCCAGTACGTTGGTGACAAAGTATTTTTGTGGATCCTTGAAAAACCTGATAAAAGACTCGACTGGAATGTCCGCTTTCTTTGCCTCGATCGGCGTCGGTTCGAATTTAATTGCTGAATCCTCACGTTCCTTGGAAATCGTTCGGGCCAAGTATGTTTGGCAATTCATGGCCCTTTGGCTCGAGTAAGTATAGAGGAACTCCTCTTTGAAGTATTCAGGATCGTATGACTGCCTCTTGTGCGTTACGATGCGACTGTTCTTTGGAGAAGCGGGTTCAGCTTTTTCAAGATAGTCGAGTAGCTCCGAGACGACGATTGAAGGCTCCCGCTTGATGTCGCTGACCGGAGCGAGCCCTTTGTAGCTAATGAAAAGGCGGTCTCGGGCGGCCAGCAACGTTTCCAGAAAGAATTGTTTGTCCTCGTCCCGCGTGTTTCGGTCTCCCCTTTTTGGATCCTGGGCTAGAAGATCAAAGGGAGCCCGTATCGACTTGCGAGGAAAAGTGTCATTATCCATCCCTATCAGGCAAATCACTTTAGCTGGAATGCTTCGCATAGGCTTGAGCGAGCAGAACGTGACCCTTCCGCTCAAATAGCCGCTGACCGGGGCGGCGCTTTCCAGGGCTTTGATCGTGCAAGATAAGGCCTCTCGACCATTCGCGAACACTCTTGATTGTTCGGGAAGCGCGTCTTGGAGAGACTCGATCGAAGCCTGAAATCGGTTAAGTTCGATTTCGTCCGCTGGTTTGAGTCGATCGAGTGTCAGGCAAAGCCGCTGATTCCAGTAGCCAATGGTTTCGATGCGATCAGCGTCTTTCCTAATGTCTTGAAGGAAGTCGAGAAACTCGAGGAAGCGTCCGGCAAGTTCGGCGCTTTCGCCTTCAATTTCAGTAAATGGGGAGTGATTTCCTGGTATCAGTAAGCCACTGTCTCGAAAAGCGATTCCGGCAGCTAAGCGAGTTCGAAACTCAGACCAAGTATTTCGGTTTGTGGGGAACGCATTAAAGGCAGAACGGTGTGAAGCATCCCATCCCCAAACCACTCCTGTTTCGCGTATCCAGTACTCGATGCGTTCGAAATCCGATTCCGAGAAACGGAACGCTTCCAGAGTGATCGGATGTTTCAAAAGCTCGATGATTTCAAGTGCCGTAACTCGCTTATTAGAAAGTTCCAAGTACTCGATCGCTCCTGATATGAATACGGATTCCTGTGGTCCGGACTGGTCGGCTATGGAGAAAGGGATAGCCTTGTTGGCGTCTTCCTGGATTGAGAATACTGACTCAATATGGCCGACATATTGCTGGATTTCGGGGGCCATAACGAGAACGTCCGACGCTTGTGCGTGTGGATGGTTTGAGAAATAGTCGACAAGATAGTCCCAGAGAGACTCGACTTCCCTCCTTGCCCCAGCGGAGCGGTGGATTTGTATAGTACTGTCGTAACTGGGAAACGGATACTCAGTCTCTTCCTCAGGGGAACGATTCTGAAGGAGAAACAGATCGGATTGGAGGCAACCCAATTGAGTGCTGGGATCAGGTTCTCTGAAGGCGCTGTCATCGTGAATGGGGTCCTTGTCGAGAGCGAGGTCCAGAAAACCCTGGCCCTGTCTTCCAAAGGAAGGGAGTAGGGGATTGCCCAGGTCGTAGGTAGCGTCTTCAATATCGAAGTCTGTAATACGATCGGTTGGGGTCCTGCGTTGGGAGGCCCGAGCGATTTGCTTGGTAGACCTCAAGTCAGCCCAATACATTTCGGAAGGCTGAAGGAGATAAAGGTGTACCGGACGGAATCGCGAGACGACGTCCAGAATGTCTAGATATAAGGGCGGGAGAGAAGAGACTCCGAAGACGGATATGCGAGAAGGCCAGCGGGCGCTATCTGGTCTTATATGGTTTGGATCGCTGGCCTTTAGTTGCTGCCAAATTCGGGCAATGTGCTGAGGGCGTCCCGTATTGGGAAAGGCTCGTTCGCAAAGTCGTCGCCAAATTTCCGCCTGCCAGTCATTGGAGTCCCGTCCCGATTCCCAATCGGTGATCGATTCTGGACGATAGAGCAAGTATTGGTCGTAAAGCCAAGCGAGACGGTTGGCTAGCTGTAGACGGCGTGCAGAACTCGGTTCGCAATATCGATTGAGAAGAGCGAATTCGGGGCGATCCTCAAGGTTGTCAAGAATGTCGAACAACTCCCAACGAGCACTGTTCTCATCTAAAATACCTGTCTCTGGATGGGTGGGATCAAATCCCGTAAATATGCTCTGGAAAAATTTCCCCGGGAACGGGAATTCCCAGCCGAAGGATACACCGAGGGAACGGGCAATTTGGAACCGGAGCCAGCGGGCCATACCGGGGTTCAGAGTCATGACTGTTTCTTGTTCCAGTAGACCTTGTAACGGGTCTTCGCGTGACACTTCGACGAGTCGCTCAGCGAGCGATTCGATTCGATTGGAAGTGTGCAGGTAAAGCTCTTTAGCTTTCATGAGTTTTTTAATATGAGAGGGCAGGATCGCGAGCTTGGCAATTAGGAATGAGAAGGAATAGCTAATGCTGTCGCGATACATTGGCTTCAAGTGTCTGGGCAGGCAGAGGATCCACCGTTCGAACCACTGGAGGAATTGGTCTTTGTAGATGCTCACCTTGACGAAGTAGAAGGAGTTGAAGGATCGGATGGCAGCTACGATATGGTTATTTTCCCCGATGGTGAATTTCTCTACGCCGTTTCGGTGTTTGACGGCGCTTTAGTAACCTTTTCACGAAACATCGATACGGGCAATTTAGCGTTCCTCTGACGAATCTAGGATGGGGAAACGGGGGTAGACAGTTTGGACGGCTATCGTTCAATTTCTATTTCACCTGATGGGCTCAACCTCCACGTGGGTGGATGGGACGACAATGCGGTCGCTCTTTTTAGCCGGGATACCGCTATAGGTGCGGCAAGCTTTTTAGGCAGATTGAAGCCTGGGGAGGACGATTTTTTCTTTGGATGCGCCGCACTTTCTGACGGTGAGCCCGGATGGAGAAAATGTATATCAGGGCCTACCCAATCCATTTGCGGATCCGATATTACATTGTATTCAGGATCTGAGAACCTGCGGGAAAACGACGATTGGGAGAAGATAGTGCAAGTGAAAAGCTACAAGTATTTGCGGACGTTGGCCCGTTTTCATTGGCCTGAGGTAGCCCAAAATGCGGCCATGCTCGTTACAATGGGACAAGGGCTTTACACCGTTATTCTAGATGGCGGGGTAGGTGATACCGGTATAGAGCTTTTTGAGATATACGTTACAGATTAGGAATGCCGATAGTGGGCTGGGGTAAAGGAAACCTCGGTCGCCAGGCTTGGCCGGCGACATTTTTGTTGAGCGAGGTTTCTTTAGACTGGAATCTGTCGACTGACGATCTTCTAAGGTTCTTATTTTAGCTCTGTTTTTCCCAGACAGTGACTTGGACGATATTGTGATCGAAAGACCGCCTGTGCTTGCGTAATACTTGCTGAATGTCGATTGGCTTATCGCTTTGTTTGAAATGAGGGGAGAGGATCGACTGCAGGCTGTCGAGAGTTGTGGTGTTTTCACCATTAACCTTAAAGCCGCCTAGCCATTGGTCTCTATCCGTACGTTCGCTCTTCCAGTCGTAATTAGAAGCGATAATTAAGATGCCGTTGGCATTGAGACGAGTATGGACGGAATCAAGAAACTTTTTCGGGTTGTATGCCTTCTCTAACGAAGTATCCACTAAGATGAGGTCGTATCCAGAAAACAGATTTTTCATATTGGAAATATCCGCTTGCATGAATTCAACATTTTCTCGCGAACGATCAAGGCCGAGTTCCTGAAGGTTTTTCTGATGGAAAGAGACGATCTCACCTTCCTCGGGAAGCGTATATTGGGTGTATCCCTTTTCCTTGAGGTCGACGCCGATTCTTATCATGCGAGCGGAAAAGTCGGTCGCGGTAACGCTCTCGAATTCGACGCCGAGTTCAAAAGCCGTTCGACCCGTTTTGCAACCGATGTTTAGGGCCTTATTCTTGTTGCGGCCCTGAACGTGATTGAGAGCGACTTGGGCCAGTTTTTCAGGATAGTTCTCAACGTTGAAATAGTCAGAGCCGTAATGAAGCTCGCAGTAGTGAATAACCTCAGGATCCGTTTCGTAACTGTCGTCCGGAATTTCCACCGGTGCATCCGACAAAATATAGCGAAAGCCCGCATGTTGATAGAAATGGCGTCGGAAGGCGTAGCGTGAGTCTCGGATAATTTCGTTACCTGTTGAGATCCACGAACCTCCTTTTATCAGGTTGTGTTTCGTATCAAATGTTGGGGTGGAGAAGTCGTCATAGAGAGGGTGGACCTCGAATCCTGGAAAACCGCGAATAGGGGTTTCGGTATGCTGCCAAACGTTGCCAAGGACATCGTAAAAGCCTTTGCCAAATGCGTAGCGGTCAACCGGAACCGACGATGCGGCGTCCTCCAAGTTGAGGTTACCAGGTGTTTTTTCCCATTCTGGGGCATCTGGAGTTTCCGTGTAGTCGAGGAGACGGTACCACTCTTCCTCTGTTGGAAGTCGAATCGGCTCGCCAGTTGTCGAAGTCTTCCAATTACAGAACGCTTTCGCCTCGAGGTAGTTAGTTTCGGCGGGCCAGGACCATGGCATTTCTATTTCTTCGAGCATGGCCCGAAAACGAAATGAGCCGTCTGCCTGCGGCACCCAGAACAATGGACAGGTTGGCTCTTTAAACTGGACCCAACTCCAGCCTTCAGGAGTCCAGTAACCCTCCTTTTGGTAGCCGCCGGCTTCGACGAACTCTAAAAATTCTTGGTTGGAAACGAGGAACTTTGACGCTTTGAAGTCCGCAATCTGGGCAGTGAACTGCCCGTACTCGTTATCCCATCCATATAAACTGTCTTGTTGAGACTTTCCAAGTTTAACCGTTCCTCCGGAAACGGCCAGTAATTCGTTTTGCGGCGCCACGCCCTCGATTTTGTCGCAAATTTGCCAGGCAGCACTCGTCGCATCGAGCAATTCAGCCGGAAGTTGGCGGATGAGCACCGAACTGGTCTCGAGGTGGATGCGTTCATGCTCAATCCCCATCATGATGACCCAGTATAGACTGTCCCAGTCTACGGGGAGGGCGAGGGGCGTTTCGTCAATCAGCTTGTCGATGACCGTGCGAATTTGATTTCGGTACTCGCTCACCTCCTTGACCGCCGGCCAATCATAGTGGGCCTCGTTCAAGTCGTCCCACGACATTTCATCGACTCCAATTGCGAAAGTGGACTCGAACTTCGGATTGACTCGCTGGGTGAGAAATTTGCCGAGAAGTAGCTTGTTCAGGAAAAAGGTCGCTGTGTGCCCGTAGTAGAAAATCAAGGGGTGTCGTAAGGGGTCCGCACGACGGTAAAAAGCCTCGTCGTTAGACAATGTCTCGAAAAGAATTTCGTAGGCGTCGAACGTTTCATGGAAGTACTGCCGTATTTCTTCTCGCTTCGCTTCTGGGTCTCCCTCGTTGAGGAGGACGGTGAAGGGTTTGCGAAGTTCCTTAGTAGCCGTGTCTGCCATATTTGGTTAATTGTGTTTGATTTCAGGTTGGTCGGGGGAAGCGGAGAACCCCAAAAAAAAACGTAAACTGATTTAGTGAACTATTGTGGCAACGAGAATCTCGCCGTTTCTGTGAAAGGGCTATATTTTGGAGAGGATTTTTCGTACTTGTAACCGCAGGGCGTTGATTCGCGTTTGTCTAGTACAATAGCCATGGAATCAGTTACGGATAGAAGTTTGGAACGAATACGATCGGACGTGAAAACCTCTTTAGGCAATGATTTCTCGGTGGGTGAGATCCTTTTGGGGTGGGGTATCGATCTCAGATCTGATAGAATTGTTAGTGTTTGCTCAGAGAATGCGTCATGATGCTAGCTACAATAGCGGTAGATTTTGGAAGAGCCCGTATTCTATCGGGTTTAAATAATAGTGGCTACGGTGAATCGGTTTCTCTCGCCAAGTCGAAAAATGCATCCAAGCTACGAAGTGTTTATAAATCGGAGTTGGATCACTTTATGCGTGATTATAGTGCTTCAGAAGATGAAGACCTTGTCAGAGCCTCGCTCGATGGTAACTTAAATGCTTTCGATGAGGTTGTCCGACGCCACCAGTCAATGATCACCCGTTGTCTTTACCGGTTTTGTCCCTATCAGGCAGACTTGGAAGACCTCGTCCAGGAAACCTTTGTTAAAGCCTTTCGTAAGCTGGAGTCATGGCAGGCGACGGCCCCCTTCGAGAATTGGCTAAGGAAGATAGCGTACAATACGGGCTACGACTACTTTCGTAAAAATTCGCGCAACCCTGCTTCGATATCGGTCAATCACTCTGAAGAAACCGACTACGTGTTGGAGACGCTTTCTGAGGGTATCGATCAGAGGCGTTCGTACGAAATGACGGAGCAAGCTCAGAAAGTCCTGGCCCTGCTGCAAAGCGAGGATCGCCTTCTCCTGACGCTTCAGTACCTAGAAGAGTTACCTTTAGCGGAAATTGCGGCCCAAATGGGCTGGGGTTTGTCGAAAACTAAGGTGAAGAGCTTCCGCGCCCGTAAGAAACTAAAAAAATTATTGATAAACAATGGAATCGCACAGGAAACAGACCAGTCCCACCTGGGATGAAATAATAAAGAAGAGTCGCGAGGAAGTTCATCCGGAAATAGATGTGCGTCCACATGTTCGAGCACGCGTCGAGAGTGAGCTGCGTTTACCGGTAAAGTCTCGGCCGGATTCTGCCGTCGGCATGCTGGATGGCGTTATTGAACTGTTTTCGAAACCGTTTGCCCGCATTTCTTTGGGAGCCTGCCTCGGGCTCTCCGCTTTATTAGCAATTGCGACTACATCCACGGTTGAGGTTACGGAGCTCACAGGAAATGAAATTGAAGTTGTGGAGAATTTCGATGAGGAACTGGTTAGAGTAGACTGGACGGAGTACCTATGAGCGCAAAAAGTAAATTTAGCGCAGTGGTTATTCTGGCCGTCGTTTTTACGATCGGTGGCTTGTTTGGTGTCGGCGGCACGGTCGCCTATTTAAAGCAGACCCGCGGGAATCGAGTCGATCGGTCAGCCCGCACCGAACGTTCGCCACGCGACATTTACCGTTTTCAAGTGGACCGCATGATGGAACGCTTGGAGAAGTCGCTCTCGTTGACGGAGAGCCAAGTGCCTCTTGTCCGAGCCGAAGTCACCAAATTCGGGGATGTTATGCTCGAGGTTCACGAATCAATGCGTCAGCGTTTCCATGCTTTGGTGGAGGAGCGATCCCTTGCGATCGAAAGTCACTTGAACGAGGAGCAGCTAGCAGCCTTCCGCGAAGATCGGAAAAAGCATCGAGACCGAGACAAGGCCATTCGAGAGTGGAGAAAAGACGGAGGTAAGGATGGAGCAATGCTCGATCGGATATGGAAGCCGAGTTCAAGCCCTAGCGCCAGCAGGGAACGGATGTGTCGGAAAGACACCTGTTAGTCGAATGCCATCTATCGCATTGAATTCGTGTCGCTGGCCTTGATGGGGCCATTCTATTGGACGTGAGCTATTCGTTTTCGTCGATTTTCGGGAGCACGTTGTTGGTCTTCAAGATTGTAACGGGGAGCTTCGTCTTGATGGCTACGTTCTGCTCTTTTTGAAACTTGGTGCCGACCGCTTCGCACGCTTCGCCAATGCTCCTGACCGGATACTTGCGTCCCTTTTTCGATATGTTATACTCATAGGCACTGCGTTTGATACGCTCGATGGCCGTGCCCGGATTGTCGTCCTCGGGAATTTGCACGACCCATCCCACGTAGTCCTCGTCGGGAGCAGTTCCTCTTGGATCGCTTAAGACGATTATAAACTGCTTTTTAACCACCGGTTCGCGCTGGGCCTTTTCCTCGTCCGCCAACATCTGGGCCATGTGCGCAATGTCGTTCATCACTTTGGATATCGTTTCCTGATCCAGGTTGTTACCGTTTAGGGCTTCAGCGATGATTTCTATAGGAATTTTAGACATAAAGAAAAATCTGATAAATAGGCTGGTAATTTTGCCGGAGCGAATGTGATATGTGATCGTGCTCGACACGCTTTCGACGATCCAAATTTCATGCAAGAAGATATTTTCGACATCGTAGATGAATTTGATAACGTGATCGGTCAGCGACCGAGAAGTGAAGTTCACACTGAAGGGTTGCGACACCGGGCGGTGCATATACTCGTGTTTAATGACGAGAACGAAATCTTCATGCAAAAGCGTTCTGCCAAAAAGGATACTTGGCCAGGCGCTTGGGACGGGTCGTGCACAGGACATGTGGATACAGGTGAAGCGTATCGGGAAGCGGCTTACCGAGAACTGATGGAAGAGCTTGGATGGCAGCCCACCAACGAACTGGAGTTTCTTTTCAAGCTGAATCCTTGCGAAGAAACCGGCCAGGAGTTCATCGAGGTGTATCGGGTGCAAGGCAGTGGACCCTTCCGGCTCAACATGGATGAAATTGAGGTAGGTGAATGGATGGACTTAAACAATCTGATCCAGAGGGTCGGGTTTACTCCGAAGCGGTTTACCAGTTCCTTTCGCCTCGTTCTCGAACGATTGCGGGCGTTGGCGTTGATCAGGGTTTAAACGGGTGCCTAGCCGCTCAGGAATTCCGCTGGTCATCGCCCATCGGGGGTATACTGCGGTTGCTCCTGAAAACACTCTGGCCGCTTTCAGACTGGGGTGGGAATCGGGGGCAGATGGTGTTGAGTGCGATGTCCATTTAACCGCTGACGGTCAAGTGGTCTGTATACACGATTACGATACGAAAAGGGTTTCAGAACAAAACCGGGTTGTCGCTACAACAGCCTGGGATGATCTCAGGGGCTTGGATGTCGGTGGCTGGAAAGGCAAGGAATGGGCAGGTGAGCCCATTCCGCTGCTTGAGGAAGCGATGCAAGCAAGCCCGTCCTCATTGATTTGGGTCGTTGAAATCAAGTGCGGACCAGAAATTGTGGAGCCACTTCTCGATGCGATAGATGCGGGCGGTCACGATTGGAGACGTGTCATCGTAATCTCTTTCATTCAAGAATCTCTGGCTGAATTGAAGGCACAAAGGCCCAGTGTTGCCGCCTACTGGCTGTCTTATCTAGACGAACAGCCCGATGGTAGTTTCAGGCCTTCTATTGGGGAGATTATTGGAACCGTGAAATCGCTGCAGCTAGAAGGGTTTGGCGGCCAATCGGGAAGAGGCGTTTCTGCTGAACTAGTTTCAGCTTTAAAGGATTGGGGTATGGAACTAAATGTCTGGACCGTCGACGAACCCAAAGAGGCGCGCCGCATGCGAGACATCGGAGTAAACTCGGTGACGACGAACGATCCCAGATTAATTCTGGAGGATCTCTGAATCACTTTGGCGATGGCTTGTTTGCGGCCCTTGGGATTTGTAAAGGTAGGGCAACTCGCAGCGGTACGCCGCGTTACTGTATCCCTCTATTGCGGGAGGCCCAGAGGTCGTTGACCTACCTATTACCTATAGCTATCGCTCCTTTCACTCCGCTTTGCCGTCAAGCTCATGGTCCTTCAGGCAAGAGCTAGCACTACAAAAAGGCGACTCTCAATAAGGTAGGCAGCGCCGAGTTGTCGTACCCTGGCATTGCCTCAGCTCTCGTTGGAGAGGCAATACAGATGGGTGTGGCTACGGATGAACATTTGGTCGCCAACGATGACAGGTGAGGCATCGATGGGGTCGTCGAGCGTGTTTACAGACACAATTTCAAAGGTATCCGAATCCTTGATGACGACCGTGGCCCCCTCTTTTCCCGCGATGTAGATATGTCCGTTCGCAGCAATGGGCGAGGCGTACACGCCACGTATGCCTTCCAGTGACTCGTCTTGGTACAGCACCTCACCTGTTGAAGCGTTAAAGCAGGTGAAGTAGGCATCATTGCCCTTGTTCATGTAAAGGCGGTTCTTCGACAGTAAGGGCGAGGCGACATAGGGTGCACTGTGAGAGGCGCTCCAAATAATGTTGTCCGTTCCTGAAACGTCTCCTTTGGAGGACAGCTTTATCGCTTGGACGGCTCGGCCTTGGTATCCGCTGGCTACGTACACGATGCCCTTTCCAATTACGGGAGTGGGAATCACGTTACTGGTGAGCCCGCTGGCTTCCCAGATGATATCTCCATTTTCAGGATTGTAGGCACGTGTTTTATTCGATCCCGCAATGATAGCCTGTTGCATGCCATCGACCTCGACGATCACGGGAGTGGTCCAGGACGTTCGCTCGTCCCTCTCTTTCCGCCAGACCTCTTCGCCTGTGCCCTTGTCGAGAGCGACAATGTAAGACTGGTCTTCTTGGTCCCATGTAAGGAGGAGGTGGTTCCCCGCGAGTGCCGGCTGAACTGCCTCACCGAATCCCATCCTGGATCGGATGTCTCCTAGATCAGTTTCCCATACTTTAACACCGTCAAGGCTGTAGCAGTAGATGCCTCTTGAGCCGAAGGAGACCCAAAGATGCTCGCCGTCGGTAACGGGAGAGGCGGAAGCAAATCCGTTAGTCGCGTGATGGCCTTCATGAGGGGTCTGAGAACTAGATGTTCTGCTCCAGAGTACTTCTCCGGAAGAGCGATCAATAGCCATTACATTGAACTCATGCTCCTGTTGAGGCGTAGGGTGACCGCCTCCACGTGATCCGCCACGATTGGGTCTCCCAACTCCGGCGCGGCGTTCAGTTTGACCTCTTCCGCTACCGCCAAAACTGGCTCGCATTGCCTTGCGCTCTTCATCGTTAAGCTGGCCGTCCCCGTCCTTATCAAATCGTTTCAAGATTTCCTCTCGATTGAATCCGCCTCCGCCACCGGGTCCACTTTGACTGGGTCCTCCCGCGGGTTGCTGATCTTTGTTGACTTGGTTGGGAGCAGGGGAGGTCGCCACTCCTTTAGAAATTGCAGTGACCAGGAAGATCTGGTTCTTCCAAATCACAGGTGTCGCCAGGCCGGATCCTGGGATCTCGGTTTTCCACTTCACATTTTCCGTTTCGCTCCAATTGACCGGTGGCTTGGCCCCTTCAACCACTCCGGTCAGAGAAGTTCCTCTCCAAGTGGGCCAAGAGTCATTAGAGGACGCAAAAGAAGTCGTCACAAAAGCAAGTGCGGAAACGAGTGTGGTGATAGATTTCTGGGTAGATAGTTGGGTAAGTGTGTTCATGTTGGGTCGTAAATTGAGCGTTCGAAAAGATAACGTAGGGAAAGTAGTTCTAGTTTCAAAGAAATCTATGTTTGCTCCGTTCGGTTTTCTCTGGAATGGATCAATGTAGCGGCTTTCGAAACAATCGTTTTAGAATGCGTCTATTGTGAGCTGCGTGACTGGAATAAAGAAGATCATTGAAGGTCGAGTACCGCCGCGCCATATTTTCAAATGATCACCTTAAATATGAATGTCCCCCCAATAAACCTCTTTCATCGCGTAGGCGTTTTACTGGCTTTCGCTCTGCTCCCTTTTGCTAAGGCTGAGGATCGTCCCAATATTATCCTCATGATGGTGGATGATCTCGGTTACGCCGATTTCGGTTGCTATGGGAGTGAAATTGAGACGCCACACATAGATTTTTTGGCAAATCAGGGTCTAAGATTCTCCCAATTCTATAATACCGCTAAATGCCACTCGTCGCGAATCTGTTTGTTGACTGGTCTCTACACCTACCAAGCTGGAAATCAGGCATTGGATCGCTCG
Coding sequences within it:
- a CDS encoding glycerophosphodiester phosphodiesterase family protein; amino-acid sequence: MPSRSGIPLVIAHRGYTAVAPENTLAAFRLGWESGADGVECDVHLTADGQVVCIHDYDTKRVSEQNRVVATTAWDDLRGLDVGGWKGKEWAGEPIPLLEEAMQASPSSLIWVVEIKCGPEIVEPLLDAIDAGGHDWRRVIVISFIQESLAELKAQRPSVAAYWLSYLDEQPDGSFRPSIGEIIGTVKSLQLEGFGGQSGRGVSAELVSALKDWGMELNVWTVDEPKEARRMRDIGVNSVTTNDPRLILEDL
- the recC gene encoding exodeoxyribonuclease V subunit gamma, with translation MKAKELYLHTSNRIESLAERLVEVSREDPLQGLLEQETVMTLNPGMARWLRFQIARSLGVSFGWEFPFPGKFFQSIFTGFDPTHPETGILDENSARWELFDILDNLEDRPEFALLNRYCEPSSARRLQLANRLAWLYDQYLLYRPESITDWESGRDSNDWQAEIWRRLCERAFPNTGRPQHIARIWQQLKASDPNHIRPDSARWPSRISVFGVSSLPPLYLDILDVVSRFRPVHLYLLQPSEMYWADLRSTKQIARASQRRTPTDRITDFDIEDATYDLGNPLLPSFGRQGQGFLDLALDKDPIHDDSAFREPDPSTQLGCLQSDLFLLQNRSPEEETEYPFPSYDSTIQIHRSAGARREVESLWDYLVDYFSNHPHAQASDVLVMAPEIQQYVGHIESVFSIQEDANKAIPFSIADQSGPQESVFISGAIEYLELSNKRVTALEIIELLKHPITLEAFRFSESDFERIEYWIRETGVVWGWDASHRSAFNAFPTNRNTWSEFRTRLAAGIAFRDSGLLIPGNHSPFTEIEGESAELAGRFLEFLDFLQDIRKDADRIETIGYWNQRLCLTLDRLKPADEIELNRFQASIESLQDALPEQSRVFANGREALSCTIKALESAAPVSGYLSGRVTFCSLKPMRSIPAKVICLIGMDNDTFPRKSIRAPFDLLAQDPKRGDRNTRDEDKQFFLETLLAARDRLFISYKGLAPVSDIKREPSIVVSELLDYLEKAEPASPKNSRIVTHKRQSYDPEYFKEEFLYTYSSQRAMNCQTYLARTISKEREDSAIKFEPTPIEAKKADIPVESFIRFFKDPQKYFVTNVLGARFTTIEDNPPEIDSLIQNPLDQYKIQHRFAEAIQNNQSIESIDRTLVASLKLLPPGYLERLSYEKLREQALSIERMREQLKSPIQQEILSLDLSLNTHRLAGQQISGASQDQQFFLHPGRWKAKSRIEFWVRHLLSNAIKPQKSLIQSLQDSESPIELPPIVDAISILEDLLSLFLRGQERPLSFFPQLSWDALEKLEKRTVQFEEDEFVSLSKSLLVDDSQNAWSKPAYPWDEYAQTCFGEEPALGVGYAQLSLDIWGPFKEALQTKGVH
- the ovoA gene encoding 5-histidylcysteine sulfoxide synthase, with the protein product MADTATKELRKPFTVLLNEGDPEAKREEIRQYFHETFDAYEILFETLSNDEAFYRRADPLRHPLIFYYGHTATFFLNKLLLGKFLTQRVNPKFESTFAIGVDEMSWDDLNEAHYDWPAVKEVSEYRNQIRTVIDKLIDETPLALPVDWDSLYWVIMMGIEHERIHLETSSVLIRQLPAELLDATSAAWQICDKIEGVAPQNELLAVSGGTVKLGKSQQDSLYGWDNEYGQFTAQIADFKASKFLVSNQEFLEFVEAGGYQKEGYWTPEGWSWVQFKEPTCPLFWVPQADGSFRFRAMLEEIEMPWSWPAETNYLEAKAFCNWKTSTTGEPIRLPTEEEWYRLLDYTETPDAPEWEKTPGNLNLEDAASSVPVDRYAFGKGFYDVLGNVWQHTETPIRGFPGFEVHPLYDDFSTPTFDTKHNLIKGGSWISTGNEIIRDSRYAFRRHFYQHAGFRYILSDAPVEIPDDSYETDPEVIHYCELHYGSDYFNVENYPEKLAQVALNHVQGRNKNKALNIGCKTGRTAFELGVEFESVTATDFSARMIRIGVDLKEKGYTQYTLPEEGEIVSFHQKNLQELGLDRSRENVEFMQADISNMKNLFSGYDLILVDTSLEKAYNPKKFLDSVHTRLNANGILIIASNYDWKSERTDRDQWLGGFKVNGENTTTLDSLQSILSPHFKQSDKPIDIQQVLRKHRRSFDHNIVQVTVWEKQS
- a CDS encoding NUDIX hydrolase, whose translation is MQEDIFDIVDEFDNVIGQRPRSEVHTEGLRHRAVHILVFNDENEIFMQKRSAKKDTWPGAWDGSCTGHVDTGEAYREAAYRELMEELGWQPTNELEFLFKLNPCEETGQEFIEVYRVQGSGPFRLNMDEIEVGEWMDLNNLIQRVGFTPKRFTSSFRLVLERLRALALIRV
- a CDS encoding RNA polymerase sigma factor — translated: MMLATIAVDFGRARILSGLNNSGYGESVSLAKSKNASKLRSVYKSELDHFMRDYSASEDEDLVRASLDGNLNAFDEVVRRHQSMITRCLYRFCPYQADLEDLVQETFVKAFRKLESWQATAPFENWLRKIAYNTGYDYFRKNSRNPASISVNHSEETDYVLETLSEGIDQRRSYEMTEQAQKVLALLQSEDRLLLTLQYLEELPLAEIAAQMGWGLSKTKVKSFRARKKLKKLLINNGIAQETDQSHLG
- a CDS encoding PQQ-binding-like beta-propeller repeat protein codes for the protein MNTLTQLSTQKSITTLVSALAFVTTSFASSNDSWPTWRGTSLTGVVEGAKPPVNWSETENVKWKTEIPGSGLATPVIWKNQIFLVTAISKGVATSPAPNQVNKDQQPAGGPSQSGPGGGGGFNREEILKRFDKDGDGQLNDEERKAMRASFGGSGRGQTERRAGVGRPNRGGSRGGGHPTPQQEHEFNVMAIDRSSGEVLWSRTSSSQTPHEGHHATNGFASASPVTDGEHLWVSFGSRGIYCYSLDGVKVWETDLGDIRSRMGFGEAVQPALAGNHLLLTWDQEDQSYIVALDKGTGEEVWRKERDERTSWTTPVIVEVDGMQQAIIAGSNKTRAYNPENGDIIWEASGLTSNVIPTPVIGKGIVYVASGYQGRAVQAIKLSSKGDVSGTDNIIWSASHSAPYVASPLLSKNRLYMNKGNDAYFTCFNASTGEVLYQDESLEGIRGVYASPIAANGHIYIAGKEGATVVIKDSDTFEIVSVNTLDDPIDASPVIVGDQMFIRSHTHLYCLSNES